One region of Mucilaginibacter sp. 14171R-50 genomic DNA includes:
- a CDS encoding ribonucleoside-diphosphate reductase subunit alpha: MFVVKRDGRKESVKFDKITARIEKLCYGFNLVDPIDVAKKVIEGLFDGVTTSELDNLAAETAASLTTKHPDYALLASRIAVSNLHKNTTKSFSETMKRMYEYVDKKTGKNAALLADDVYEVIMANADILDSSIIYDRDFGFDYFGFKTLEKSYLLKIDGKIAERPQHLFMRVSVGIHKDDIESAIKTYNLMSERWFTHATPTLFNAGTPKPQMSSCFLLTMKDDSIEGIYDTLKQTAKISQSAGGIGLSIHNVRATGSYISGTNGTSNGIIPMLKVFNDTARYVDQGGGKRKGAFAIYLEPWHADIFEFLDLRKNHGKEEMRARDLFYALWVSDLFMRRVEANEEWTLFCPHEAPGLADCHGKEFEELYERYEKEGRGRKTIKAQELWFAVLDAQVETGTPYLLYKDAANVKSNQQNLGTIKSSNLCTEIMEYTSDKEVAVCNLASLALPRYVINGEFDHAKLYEVTYQATINLNKIIDNNYYPVEEARYSNLRHRPIGLGVQGLADAFILLRLPFESDEAKQLNKEIFETIYFAAMTASKDLAIKDGAYDTFKGSPLSEGKFQFDLWDVKPASTRWDWDNLRLDVMNHGVRNSLLVAPMPTASTSQILGNNECFEPYTSNIYTRRVLSGEFVIVNKHLLRDLVDRGLWTNNMKDRIISANGSIQDIAEIPADIKELYKTVWEIKMRNIIDMAADRGAYICQSQSLNLFINSPNASKLTSMHFYAWKKGLKTGMYYLRTQAASQAVKFTVENQGGGKNMEAVIPEVVADSNDEIPAGPTCSMEEGCVTCSA, translated from the coding sequence ATGTTCGTAGTAAAAAGAGACGGAAGAAAAGAGTCGGTAAAGTTCGACAAGATCACGGCACGGATTGAAAAACTGTGCTATGGGTTTAACCTGGTTGACCCAATTGATGTGGCAAAAAAAGTAATTGAAGGTTTGTTTGATGGTGTTACAACCTCCGAACTGGATAACCTTGCAGCCGAGACGGCGGCATCGTTAACCACCAAGCACCCCGACTATGCTTTGCTTGCATCGCGTATAGCGGTATCAAACTTGCACAAGAACACCACCAAATCGTTCTCTGAAACCATGAAACGTATGTATGAGTACGTTGACAAAAAAACAGGTAAAAATGCCGCTTTACTGGCCGATGATGTTTACGAGGTGATTATGGCCAATGCCGATATCCTGGATAGCAGCATTATTTACGACCGCGACTTTGGTTTTGATTACTTCGGTTTTAAAACACTCGAAAAATCGTACCTGTTGAAAATAGACGGTAAAATTGCCGAGCGCCCGCAGCACCTGTTTATGCGCGTATCGGTAGGTATCCATAAGGATGACATCGAAAGCGCTATCAAAACCTACAACCTGATGAGCGAGCGCTGGTTTACCCATGCTACGCCAACGTTATTTAACGCGGGCACACCAAAACCGCAGATGTCATCATGCTTTTTGCTGACCATGAAGGACGACAGCATCGAGGGTATTTACGATACACTTAAACAAACCGCCAAGATCTCACAAAGCGCGGGTGGTATTGGTTTAAGCATCCACAATGTAAGGGCTACAGGCTCGTACATCAGTGGCACAAACGGCACCAGCAACGGTATCATACCGATGCTGAAAGTATTTAACGATACCGCACGTTATGTTGACCAGGGCGGCGGCAAGCGTAAAGGCGCCTTTGCTATTTACCTGGAGCCATGGCATGCAGATATATTTGAGTTCCTTGACCTGCGTAAAAACCACGGTAAGGAAGAAATGCGTGCGCGCGACCTGTTCTATGCCCTTTGGGTATCTGACCTGTTTATGCGCCGTGTAGAGGCCAACGAAGAGTGGACCCTGTTTTGCCCGCACGAAGCACCGGGCCTGGCCGATTGCCACGGTAAGGAGTTTGAAGAACTTTACGAGCGTTATGAGAAAGAAGGCCGTGGCCGTAAAACCATTAAAGCGCAGGAGCTATGGTTTGCCGTGCTTGATGCACAGGTTGAAACCGGTACACCATACCTGCTGTATAAAGATGCCGCCAACGTGAAATCAAACCAGCAAAACCTGGGCACCATAAAAAGCTCGAACCTGTGTACCGAAATTATGGAGTACACTTCTGATAAGGAAGTTGCGGTTTGTAACCTGGCATCATTAGCGTTACCTCGTTATGTGATCAATGGCGAGTTTGACCATGCTAAACTATACGAGGTAACTTACCAGGCTACCATAAACCTTAACAAGATAATTGATAACAACTACTACCCGGTTGAAGAAGCGCGCTATTCAAACCTGCGCCACCGCCCTATTGGGTTAGGTGTACAAGGTTTGGCCGATGCCTTTATTTTGCTGCGCTTACCGTTTGAGAGCGATGAAGCAAAACAACTGAACAAAGAGATCTTCGAGACCATTTACTTTGCTGCCATGACGGCTTCAAAAGACCTGGCCATTAAAGACGGCGCTTACGATACCTTTAAAGGGTCGCCATTATCTGAAGGTAAGTTCCAGTTTGACCTTTGGGACGTAAAACCTGCCAGCACCCGTTGGGACTGGGATAACCTGCGCCTTGACGTAATGAACCATGGCGTACGCAACTCGCTGTTAGTAGCGCCGATGCCAACCGCATCAACATCGCAGATATTGGGTAATAACGAGTGCTTTGAGCCATATACCTCAAACATTTACACCCGCCGTGTATTAAGCGGTGAGTTTGTAATAGTGAACAAACACCTGTTGCGCGACCTTGTTGACCGTGGTTTATGGACCAACAACATGAAAGACAGGATTATCAGCGCCAATGGTTCTATCCAGGACATTGCCGAGATACCTGCAGATATCAAGGAACTGTACAAAACTGTTTGGGAAATTAAGATGCGTAACATTATAGATATGGCTGCCGACCGGGGCGCTTATATCTGCCAGTCGCAATCGTTAAACCTGTTCATTAACTCGCCAAATGCTTCAAAACTGACTTCGATGCACTTCTACGCATGGAAGAAAGGCTTAAAAACAGGTATGTACTACCTGCGCACACAAGCGGCATCGCAAGCGGTTAAATTTACTGTTGAGAACCAGGGCGGCGGCAAAAACATGGAAGCCGTTATACCCGAAGTTGTTGCCGACAGCAACGACGAGATACCGGCAGGCCCAACCTGTTCAATGGAAGAAGGTTGTGTTACCTGCTCTGCATAA
- the ftsZ gene encoding cell division protein FtsZ: MQFEMLKEKSSIIKVIGVGGGGGNAVNHMYRQGITGVDFIICNTDAQALELSPIPNKVQLGASLTEGMGAGSIPEVGKNSAIENIDDIKQMLGSNTKMLFITAGMGGGTGTGASPIIAKAARELDILTVGIITTPFSFEGKRRKMQADAGMEELKKYVDSFLVISNDRLRQIFGNLTLGSAFAQADDILTTAAKGIAEIITLPGYINVDFKDVRTVMKDSGVSIMGSCSAEGENRALKAVEGALSSPLLKDNEIEGARYILLNISSGDKEVTMDEVSIITDYIQEEAGLAADLIWGNCRDENLGDKLSVTIIATGFQTKDEREKENSNKKIVSMLVPENEPLVKPVNEFITPVKADAEMDAAPYMKLKDEPKQTGLFDLFARAEQQDAADDTVIKYDLNEETPAAEENDPSEFTFKVTETVMNFEPVTAKVQAEPEPEPEPEIVSADENKTDESIEEQLRKSRERIMRLKDLSMKLRNGNIQELENIPAYKRKEIALQQTPASDESQVSRFSLLPDSDGKTEIRNNNSFLHDNVD, from the coding sequence ATGCAGTTTGAGATGTTAAAGGAAAAATCGTCTATCATCAAGGTAATTGGTGTTGGCGGGGGCGGCGGTAACGCGGTAAACCATATGTACAGGCAGGGAATTACCGGTGTCGATTTCATAATTTGTAACACCGATGCCCAGGCGCTTGAGTTAAGCCCTATCCCAAACAAAGTTCAGTTGGGCGCAAGCCTCACCGAAGGTATGGGTGCGGGTTCTATACCCGAAGTGGGTAAAAACTCGGCCATCGAAAACATCGACGACATTAAACAGATGCTGGGCTCAAACACCAAAATGCTGTTTATTACGGCGGGTATGGGTGGTGGCACCGGTACAGGGGCAAGCCCTATTATTGCCAAAGCAGCCCGCGAGCTGGATATCCTTACCGTAGGTATCATAACAACTCCTTTCTCGTTTGAGGGCAAGCGCCGTAAAATGCAGGCCGATGCAGGTATGGAAGAGCTGAAAAAATACGTAGATTCTTTCCTGGTGATATCAAACGACAGGCTGCGCCAGATATTTGGCAACCTAACGCTGGGTTCGGCATTTGCACAGGCCGATGATATTTTGACCACAGCTGCAAAAGGCATCGCCGAGATCATCACCCTGCCGGGCTATATCAACGTAGATTTTAAGGATGTGCGCACGGTGATGAAAGACAGTGGCGTATCTATCATGGGTAGCTGCTCTGCCGAAGGCGAAAATCGTGCCTTAAAAGCAGTAGAAGGTGCACTATCTTCTCCGCTGCTGAAGGATAACGAAATTGAAGGCGCGCGTTATATTTTATTGAATATCAGTTCGGGCGATAAGGAAGTTACCATGGACGAGGTAAGTATTATTACCGACTATATACAGGAAGAAGCCGGCCTGGCCGCAGACCTGATATGGGGTAACTGCCGCGACGAGAATTTGGGAGATAAGCTTTCGGTTACCATTATCGCAACCGGTTTCCAAACCAAAGATGAGCGCGAGAAAGAGAACAGTAATAAAAAAATTGTATCGATGCTGGTGCCCGAGAACGAGCCATTGGTAAAACCGGTGAACGAATTTATCACCCCGGTTAAAGCCGATGCCGAAATGGATGCCGCGCCGTATATGAAACTGAAGGATGAGCCAAAACAAACCGGCTTATTTGACCTGTTTGCGCGCGCCGAACAACAAGACGCGGCTGACGATACCGTTATAAAATACGACCTTAACGAGGAAACCCCTGCTGCCGAAGAGAACGACCCATCGGAGTTTACCTTTAAGGTTACCGAAACGGTAATGAACTTTGAACCGGTTACCGCAAAAGTACAGGCCGAGCCTGAACCGGAACCGGAACCCGAAATAGTTAGCGCCGACGAGAACAAAACCGACGAATCGATAGAAGAGCAGCTGCGTAAATCGCGCGAGCGTATTATGCGTTTAAAAGACCTTAGTATGAAGCTGCGCAACGGCAACATACAGGAGCTGGAGAATATCCCGGCCTATAAACGTAAGGAAATTGCCCTGCAGCAAACCCCGGCATCCGACGAAAGCCAGGTGTCAAGGTTCTCGTTACTGCCTGATAGCGACGGTAAAACCGAGATCAGGAACAATAATTCCTTTTTACACGATAACGTAGACTAA
- a CDS encoding histone H1, whose protein sequence is MKKFTEVKELVASLEADADKFYNKGNSAAGTRVRKGMQDLKNLAQSIRLEVQEAKNKA, encoded by the coding sequence ATGAAAAAATTTACTGAAGTAAAAGAACTGGTTGCATCACTGGAAGCTGATGCCGACAAATTTTATAACAAAGGCAACAGTGCTGCCGGCACACGCGTTCGTAAAGGTATGCAAGACCTGAAAAACTTAGCGCAGTCGATCCGTCTTGAAGTTCAGGAAGCGAAAAACAAAGCGTAA
- a CDS encoding cysteine-rich CWC family protein: protein MLISPKHEILYCDRCRAPFECKANSFTKCQCSTVQLTINEVQYVSELYDGCLCANCLLELQKEYQEGL from the coding sequence ATGCTCATCTCGCCCAAACACGAAATACTCTATTGCGACCGCTGCCGGGCACCTTTTGAATGTAAAGCAAATTCATTCACCAAGTGCCAGTGTAGTACCGTGCAGCTTACCATTAACGAGGTGCAGTACGTAAGCGAGCTATACGACGGCTGCCTGTGCGCCAATTGCCTGCTGGAGTTGCAGAAGGAGTATCAGGAAGGATTGTAA
- a CDS encoding DUF5020 family protein, with product MKHLMVIFFVLYALQIKGQSLQLHYDARHAIDPENNPKNFVSVQFEYLKQLDTGKTFIKPGTFLLKLQADMSGDQSSIGKCYMQVSQEVRFWKPRIFINLQYSGGLGVTYPRQYSYYIQNTYQVGVSYPFKIGKGYFSSVLNYKYISYKKPSHDFFYTLYFYQGLWNYKVEFAGDFSFGTENRNHGDEFTASLHGKRFIFFAEPQLWYNINKSLACGTRLNLYYHILSPDNRTQAYPTLGIRAKL from the coding sequence ATGAAACACCTAATGGTTATTTTCTTCGTGCTCTACGCCTTGCAGATCAAAGGCCAGTCGTTACAATTACATTACGATGCCAGGCACGCTATTGACCCTGAAAACAATCCTAAAAACTTTGTTTCAGTACAGTTTGAGTATCTGAAACAATTAGACACGGGCAAAACATTTATAAAGCCCGGCACATTTCTTTTAAAGCTGCAGGCGGATATGTCGGGCGATCAATCCAGCATTGGTAAGTGTTATATGCAGGTATCGCAGGAAGTGCGCTTTTGGAAACCCCGAATTTTTATAAACCTGCAATATAGCGGCGGCCTGGGCGTTACCTACCCCCGGCAGTATAGCTACTATATACAAAACACTTACCAGGTTGGGGTAAGTTATCCGTTTAAAATAGGAAAAGGATACTTTAGCAGCGTTTTAAATTACAAGTATATATCCTATAAAAAGCCAAGTCACGACTTTTTTTACACCCTTTATTTCTACCAGGGGTTATGGAATTATAAAGTTGAGTTTGCGGGTGATTTTTCTTTTGGCACCGAAAACAGAAACCATGGCGATGAATTTACGGCCAGCCTGCATGGCAAGCGTTTTATATTTTTTGCCGAGCCGCAGTTATGGTACAATATTAATAAAAGCTTAGCCTGTGGCACCAGGCTCAATCTTTATTATCATATACTTAGCCCTGATAACCGCACCCAAGCGTACCCAACACTTGGGATAAGGGCTAAATTATAA
- the fabG gene encoding 3-oxoacyl-[acyl-carrier-protein] reductase — protein sequence MKLLEGKTALITGASKGIGRKIAEKFAEHGANVAFTYLSSVEKGQALEQELQSFGTQVKGYRSDASKFDEAEKLVNDIVADFGTLDIVVNNAGITKDGLLMRMTEEQWDEVLNVNLKSIFNVTKAASKIMMKNRKGVFINMSSVVGVQGNAGQANYAASKAGIIGFSKSVAKELGSRNIRTNVVAPGFIRTEMTEVLDPKVVEGWAAAIPLKRAGETEDVANACVFLASDMAAYITGQVIPVDGGML from the coding sequence ATGAAACTACTTGAAGGAAAAACGGCACTGATCACTGGTGCATCAAAAGGTATAGGCCGCAAAATAGCAGAGAAATTTGCCGAGCACGGCGCCAATGTAGCCTTTACATACTTATCGTCTGTTGAAAAAGGGCAGGCGCTTGAGCAGGAACTGCAAAGCTTTGGCACGCAGGTAAAAGGCTACCGCAGCGATGCCTCGAAGTTTGATGAAGCCGAAAAACTGGTTAACGATATTGTTGCCGATTTTGGCACTTTAGATATCGTAGTGAACAATGCCGGTATCACCAAAGACGGCCTGCTGATGCGCATGACCGAAGAACAATGGGACGAGGTACTTAATGTAAACCTGAAATCGATATTCAACGTAACCAAGGCCGCATCCAAGATAATGATGAAGAACCGTAAGGGGGTTTTCATTAACATGAGCTCGGTAGTGGGTGTGCAGGGCAACGCCGGGCAGGCAAACTATGCCGCTTCAAAGGCAGGCATCATCGGGTTCTCAAAGTCGGTGGCCAAAGAGCTTGGCTCGCGTAACATCCGCACCAACGTGGTAGCACCGGGCTTTATCCGTACGGAAATGACCGAGGTTTTAGACCCCAAAGTAGTTGAAGGCTGGGCAGCGGCTATCCCGCTTAAACGTGCCGGCGAAACCGAAGATGTGGCGAACGCCTGCGTATTCCTGGCGTCAGATATGGCAGCCTACATCACCGGCCAGGTGATACCTGTTGACGGTGGAATGTTGTAG
- a CDS encoding ribonucleoside-diphosphate reductase small subunit: MQEETELLLKENKDRFVILPIKYPAIWEMYKKAEASFWTAEEIDLSDDMKHWENLTPGEKHFISHILAFFAASDGIVNENLAINFMSEVQLPEARCFYGFQIMMENIHSETYALLIDTYVKDPAEKDRLFHAIETVPCVGKKAEWALKWINNGTFAERLVAFAAVEGIFFSGSFCSIFWFKKRGLMPGLTFSNELISRDEGSHCEFACLLYGMLQNKLSTEAATKIITDAVEIEKEFVNDALPVSLIGMNAKMMSQYIEFVADRWLAELGYPKVYNVSCPFDFMEMISLQGKTNFFEKRVGDYQKSGVMNSTAESKAFSLDEDF, from the coding sequence TTGGGAAATGTATAAAAAAGCCGAAGCCAGTTTCTGGACAGCCGAGGAGATAGACCTGTCGGACGACATGAAGCACTGGGAGAACTTAACCCCTGGTGAAAAACATTTTATATCGCATATCCTGGCGTTTTTTGCAGCAAGCGACGGAATTGTAAACGAAAACCTGGCCATCAATTTCATGAGCGAGGTGCAGCTGCCCGAGGCACGTTGCTTCTACGGTTTCCAGATCATGATGGAGAATATCCACTCAGAAACTTACGCCCTGTTAATAGATACCTACGTTAAAGACCCGGCGGAAAAAGACCGCCTGTTCCACGCTATCGAGACAGTGCCTTGTGTAGGCAAAAAAGCCGAATGGGCTTTAAAATGGATAAATAACGGCACATTTGCCGAGCGCCTGGTTGCCTTTGCAGCTGTAGAGGGTATCTTTTTCAGCGGCAGCTTCTGCTCTATCTTCTGGTTTAAAAAACGTGGCCTGATGCCGGGCCTTACCTTTAGTAACGAGCTGATATCGCGCGACGAAGGTTCGCACTGCGAGTTTGCCTGCCTGCTATATGGTATGCTGCAAAATAAACTATCAACCGAGGCAGCTACCAAAATTATTACCGATGCGGTTGAGATAGAAAAAGAATTTGTGAACGATGCCTTACCGGTAAGCCTGATAGGTATGAACGCTAAAATGATGAGCCAGTATATCGAGTTTGTGGCCGACAGGTGGCTGGCCGAACTGGGTTACCCTAAGGTTTACAATGTATCATGTCCGTTTGATTTTATGGAGATGATAAGCCTGCAGGGTAAAACCAACTTTTTTGAGAAGCGCGTTGGCGACTACCAAAAAAGCGGCGTAATGAACAGCACTGCCGAGAGCAAAGCGTTCTCGCTCGATGAGGATTTTTAA
- a CDS encoding pyridoxal phosphate-dependent aminotransferase family protein, translating into MDLFDKINKNMGGPIGQHQKWSHGYFSFPNLEGELGPHMTFNGKKQLVWSLNNYLGLANHPEVREADAKAAADYGMAYPMGARMMSGNTRQHEELEDSLAEFVGKDAAFLLNYGYQGMVSIIDAMVDRNDVIIYDAESHACIIDGVRLHMGKRFVYRHNDMESFKKQLEHARHITDATGGGILVITEGVFGMSGAQGKLKEIISYKQQYNFRLLVDDAHGFGTMGKTGSGTHEAQNCVDGVDLYFGTFAKSMAGIGAFIAADTGIINYLRYNMRSQTFAKALPMPMVMGLKKRFELLKTNPQLRENLWIIAKTLQKGLVAQGFDIGVTDTMVTPVFLKGDLTEATSLTTELREKYGVFCSIVVYPVIPKGLIMIRLIPTAMHTLQDVEYTLTAFSAVSAKLQEGHYKMAIAS; encoded by the coding sequence TTGGACTTGTTTGATAAGATAAACAAAAATATGGGCGGCCCTATCGGGCAGCACCAAAAGTGGTCGCATGGGTATTTCTCTTTCCCCAACCTGGAAGGAGAGTTAGGCCCCCACATGACATTTAACGGAAAGAAACAACTGGTGTGGAGCCTTAACAACTACCTGGGTCTTGCCAATCACCCAGAAGTGCGCGAGGCCGACGCGAAAGCCGCCGCCGATTATGGTATGGCTTACCCAATGGGCGCCCGGATGATGTCTGGCAATACCCGGCAGCACGAAGAACTGGAGGACAGCCTGGCCGAATTTGTAGGCAAGGATGCCGCGTTCCTGCTCAACTACGGCTACCAGGGTATGGTATCCATTATTGATGCGATGGTTGACCGTAACGATGTGATCATTTACGATGCCGAATCGCACGCTTGTATAATTGATGGTGTGCGCCTGCATATGGGCAAACGTTTTGTTTACAGGCATAACGACATGGAAAGCTTTAAAAAACAGCTTGAGCATGCCCGCCATATAACCGATGCTACCGGCGGCGGCATACTGGTAATAACCGAGGGCGTTTTTGGCATGTCGGGCGCGCAGGGTAAATTAAAGGAGATCATATCATATAAACAGCAATATAACTTCCGCCTTTTGGTTGATGATGCGCACGGTTTTGGTACCATGGGTAAAACCGGTTCGGGTACGCACGAGGCGCAAAACTGCGTTGATGGGGTAGATCTTTACTTCGGTACCTTTGCTAAGTCTATGGCCGGAATAGGCGCATTTATAGCTGCCGATACCGGCATCATCAATTACCTGCGTTATAACATGCGGTCGCAAACGTTTGCCAAGGCATTGCCTATGCCAATGGTGATGGGTTTGAAAAAGCGGTTCGAGTTGTTAAAAACAAACCCGCAGTTGCGCGAAAACCTTTGGATAATTGCCAAAACCCTGCAAAAAGGCTTAGTTGCCCAGGGCTTTGATATTGGTGTAACCGACACTATGGTAACGCCGGTATTTTTAAAAGGCGACCTTACCGAAGCCACCAGCTTAACTACTGAACTGCGCGAAAAATATGGTGTTTTTTGCTCAATTGTAGTTTACCCGGTAATACCAAAAGGCCTGATCATGATAAGGTTGATACCCACAGCCATGCATACCCTGCAGGATGTAGAGTACACGCTAACAGCCTTTAGCGCCGTTTCGGCCAAGTTGCAGGAGGGGCATTATAAAATGGCAATTGCATCTTAG